gagggataatatgcagaaatctgctcgtagtctagccttaggtcaacgctgggtcttccaacaagacaatgacccaaagcatacatcgaaattggtccaacagttcctgaaggataccaaaaccaaggtcctggagtggcccgcacagagcccagacctcaatcctattgagaatttgTGGTGAGTGCTCAAAgtcaatgtccatgctcggaagccatgtaatttggaccagctggagcaatttgcaatggaagaatgggctaaaatccctcaggaaacctgtgccaacctagtaaagaactactctaagaggttgttgtcagttgtggctcagaaagggttcactattgactattaatgaccgggggctaataattttggacatttcatttttgccctttcttgtttcaactcactatttcaattaaatatcctaatcaaacttaatggagattttgtctttgttattttggaaacaaatacactataaaacacttgttgttaatggtcatttccatggagaaatcaagagttttgtctaatttcataagggggctaataattttggcctcaactgtatatattctTGTACAATAtttgacatgttttattttcacataaaaatataaaccctTCAGGATCAGCATACTTTATAAAATAGTTCTTCACTCCAAATTTCCTGATGTTTGCCCCCGAGCTCGTTATATCAGATAAAGCCTGGTTGACGTTCTATAGACTGTGAAAGCCTATAAAGAAACCAGATGATGTTCATGTAGTGGTATGGTTCTAAAATGTGAGCAAGTGTTCAAGAAAATGTCTGGCTTGAGGCTTTGATGAGGGAAAATTACATACAACACTCAgaactctctctcgcactctctctttcacacacacacacacacacaccccactcctGGACAGCATTCCATGATGCCTAGACATCACACGCcattcagaaagaaaataaatatataaattaattaatttctcacAGTAGGTCAGAGCACACATATAGACTTGAATCAAATTTGTTTCAAATCGATGCTTCACTTAAAGCTTAGCAGGTGATTATTTGCTGCTGGCCATAATCTTAATGTACTGCAGGGCATTATGAGCTGCATCATTGTGTGCATTACTGCAGGAGATTCCTGTACCATGACATACGGTAACTGGCACAGTGGACAGCTCAGCCAAACACTGGTACTGCCCATTTACTGTAAGTTcacctgcaaaacacacacacgtgtaaatCAGAACTCAACAAATATATATCTACACATCTTGTTCCtatctttttatctttcttcCCTGACCAgacacttttttacatttttaaattctaaTAAGTAATTTACAAGTTAAGTTTCAGTGGTAATAGCTGCACCTGAACTGAAGATTAACACTTCAGGcttcttccataaatgttaaataaatgtttttgtacagaCAGCTTCAACACAGCAATAACTAcatgttgttcttttttaattactatATACCCCTTCAACATTATGTGAGCATTTGCCATGCAAGTGCCAGTGAATTAATCCATATGAAAATGCTGATAAACTGTGTTGAAGTACTAGTTAACATTTAGGATTTAGCTCCAATTTGTCAAATcagctattttattttctgcaaaatttgttgctatgactgatttttttcagtgattttctaCAAATCTGTGATTCTCTAATTGCAGTCTTATTATCataagaagaagcttttatttgtcacatatacattaaagcacagtcaGATTCTTtcctttgcatatcccagcttgttagggGGATGGGGTCAGGACACAGAGAAGGAAAGTATGTGAAAAACTAATCTTACCTATGTCAAAATATGTGACCTCAAAGCCCTGCTCCTGAGATAACTCCAGCATCGTCTGTACATAATCCGTGTTGGGAATACTGAGCGGATTTCTCTTCAGTAACAAAATCTTCTCTAGTTCCGAGTTCCTCAAGTTCTCCAAATATACATGTGGCTTTGGATTCTGCAGAAGATTTGACGCAAAAGGAGACAGATCTTCATAGTTCAGCAATGTACtgagttaaaaaatataaattcattaaaaattgaATCAGTGAATACTAAATTTTACCCATCTAATCTCAGTAGACCCTGAGCGACTTTGTAGTTTTTCCAACATCTTTTCTGCTGCTACTCTTTTGGCATTCTTTTTAGAGCTGCCTGTACCTGGTTGGACAGTTTAGATCAGTACAGTCAGAGGAATGTTATAGAAATTATAGCATATTTTTCCCCCATTATCAGCTTTAAAGTGTTGTTAATGTTCATAGCTATAAAACAGGATATATTTTGACATATTGTTTGACACTTGCATGTTATTCTTCATGTTACACTTATATGCAATAACATACCCACACTGTAATTTTAATACTTCAATTGCATTTAAGATTGTTATAACCATGTTGGCACAGTCATTAGTTCATGGCTGCCTTTTTCACTGCACTATGCATTCAAACTGGACAGACACTGGACAGAGAAGATTTGCTTAAGTTCACAAGGAAAACAACAAACCTTTTTCTGAGAGCGTCTCCAAACGGCAAATAACCGTAAACTCTTTTTTATGATCTGGACCTGCTTCTGAACATACGATGTAAACTGGCAGACGCCATGACCTCTGCATCGCCAGCTCCTACATAACAGACACAATCTGTATGAGAATGAATGCATAACTTACAATAAcccaaataaaacacacaatgttgCTTGGTGAAACAAAGAGCATAGAAAAAGTTAATCAAAGTTGCTCATGAAAAAACAAGGAAAtactacaataataaatattctgCAGTTATTACAAGCATTGAGTGTTTCACT
The genomic region above belongs to Tachysurus vachellii isolate PV-2020 chromosome 8, HZAU_Pvac_v1, whole genome shotgun sequence and contains:
- the prkra gene encoding interferon-inducible double-stranded RNA-dependent protein kinase activator A homolog isoform X3, producing MTETDLALASQHVTSDKTPVQLLYEYGTKTGSEPFYMMERADGEAHQPLFIFSVTIGDVTCSGHGLSKKAAKQEAARAALKTLDLDVENSPKSQRIENNDCGAEANDQPNPVGILQELAMQRSWRLPVYIVCSEAGPDHKKEFTVICRLETLSEKGTGSSKKNAKRVAAEKMLEKLQSRSGSTEIRWNPKPHVYLENLRNSELEKILLLKRNPLSIPNTDYVQTMLELSQEQGFEVTYFDIDELAESSTS
- the prkra gene encoding interferon-inducible double-stranded RNA-dependent protein kinase activator A homolog isoform X1, producing MTETDLALASQHVTSDKTPVQLLYEYGTKTGSEPFYMMERADGEAHQPLFIFSVTIGDVTCSGHGLSKKAAKQEAARAALKTLDLDVENSPKSQRIENNDCGAEANDQPNPVGILQELAMQRSWRLPVYIVCSEAGPDHKKEFTVICRLETLSEKGTGSSKKNAKRVAAEKMLEKLQSRSGSTEIRWNPKPHVYLENLRNSELEKILLLKRNPLSIPNTDYVQTMLELSQEQGFEVTYFDIGELTVNGQYQCLAELSTVPVTVCHGTGISCSNAHNDAAHNALQYIKIMASSK